In a single window of the Melospiza melodia melodia isolate bMelMel2 unplaced genomic scaffold, bMelMel2.pri scaffold_45, whole genome shotgun sequence genome:
- the LOC134434654 gene encoding olfactory receptor 14I1-like gives MSNCSSIRHFLLLALADTRQLQLLHFCLLLGISLAALLGNGLIISAVACSHHLHTPMFFFLLNLALSDLGSICTTVPKAMHNSLWDTRNISYYGCAAQLFFFMFFISAEYFLLTVMCYDRYVSICKPPHYGTLLGSRACAHMAAAAWASAFLYALLYTANTFSLPLCHGNALGQFFCEIPQILKLSCSSYLREQGVLAFSGCLGVGCFVSIVSSYVQVFRAVLRIPTEQGRHKAFSTCLPHLAVVSLFVSTGIFAHLKPPSMSSSSLDLALSVLYSVLPPALNPLIYSLRNQELKAAVWRLVTGCFQKH, from the coding sequence atgtccaactgcagctccatcaggcacttcctcctgctggcattggcagacacacggcagctgcagctcctgcacttctgcctcttgctgggcatctccctggctgccctcctgggcaacggcctcatcatcagcgccgtagcctgcagccaccacctgcacacgcccatgttcttcttcctgctcaacctggccctcagtgacctgggctccatctgcaccactgtccccaaagccatgcacaattccctctgggacaccaggaacatctcctactatggatgtgctgcccagctctttttctttatgttcttcatctcagcagagtatttcctcctgaccgtcatgtgctacgaccgctacgtgtccatctgcaaacccccgcactatgggaccctcctgggcagcagagcttgtgcccacatggcagcagctgcctgggccagtgcctttctctatgctctgctgtatacagccaatacattttccctgcccctgtgccatggcaatgccctgggccagttcttctgtgaaattccccagatcctcaagctctcctgttcCTCCTATCTCAGGGAACAGGGGGTTCTTGCTTTTAGTGGCTGTTTAGGAGTTGGATGTTTTGTATCCATTGTTTCCTCCTATGTGCAggtcttcagggctgtgctgaggatccccactgagcagggacggcacaaagccttttccacctgcctccctcacctggccgtggtctctctgtttgtcagcactggcatatttgctcacctgaagcctccctccatgtcctcctcatccctggatctggccctgtcagttctgtactcggtgttgcctccagccctgaaccccctcatctacagcctgaggaaccaggagctcaaggctgcagtgtggagactggtgactggatgctttcagaaacattaa